One window of Siniperca chuatsi isolate FFG_IHB_CAS linkage group LG15, ASM2008510v1, whole genome shotgun sequence genomic DNA carries:
- the fam241a gene encoding uncharacterized protein FAM241A isoform X3 — MSPIDCEESLVGPGTPYKHEHHQVDGSRTQPRPPSDPSTRWPHVDDPTTREPQLDDCERMGILFGMLNKCLRGMGFSQMYFGDKIVEPVMIVFFWLLLWFLGIQALGLVGTLCIVIIYIQK, encoded by the exons ACTGTGAGGAGAGTCTGGTGGGTCCAGGAACACCTTACAAACATGAGCATCATCAG GTTGATGGCAGCCGGACCCAACCTCGACCTCCCAGCGATCCCAGCACCAGATGGCCCCACGTGGACGACCCCACCACCAGAGAGCCTCAGCTGGACGATTGTGAGCGGATGGGGATTCTGTTTGGGATGCTCAACAAGTGTCTGCGGGGGATGGGCTTCAGCCAGATGTACTTTGGGGACAAGATAGTGGAACCAGTAATGATTGTCTTCTTCTGGCTGCTGCTCTGGTTCCTGGGTATCCAGGCCCTGGGACTGGTGGGAACTCTGTGCATTGTCATCATCTACATCCAGAAGTAA